The following is a genomic window from Sulfuricella sp..
TGCTCAACAGCCGTACGAGCTTGATTGATTGCATCATCTGCTGAATCCAATACGCTGGCAATGGCGGCCTGCTCGCCGGAAGGTGGAACGGGCAGTGGCATTGTCAGATAGTCGCGGAAGTTGAGATTCCGCATCTGCGTTGTCTGTTGTTCCAAACGTAAGATGCGCCCGGTCCGATTGATTCGAAAGAGTACCCAGCTCAAGTACGCTGGTGAAATCGCTGAAGCATCCGGGCGCAACAGATGCAGAAAATTGGAAAAGGCGTGTCCAGGCAAGTCCTCGCCAACGTGGCCAATTCGTCCTACTGGTTGATCGGGGCCACCACCTGACCGTTCCAGCAGAAGATCACCTTTGCGCGGTGCGAGCAGTTCTGCCTTTTCCGGTTTCAACGCACGCACCGCGATATCCGAAAGGTCGAGTCGCCTCTCATTCGTCAGATTCGTGGAGCGGAGCACGCGAAACATATGGGGGCCGCCATCATCGCCCCAATCACCGGGGGCGTTTGATTGAAGCAGGGCCTTGAGTGGCTTCACGCCCCAATCGGGTGGGACATTACCGAGCATCGTATCTTGCTTCAGCGTCAGCATGGCTGCACTTTCACATAGCCTGATTTTTGCAGCAAAGAGAGCAACTCGGTTTCAGCACTTCGCAACGAACTCTCAGCGTTTCTCAACGAACTCAGCGCTTCCGTCACCACCACCCTTGATTCCGGCTCGAAGGTATCCACGTAGCGTGGGATGTTAAGGTTGAAATCGTTCTCTTGTATCTCGTCGATGCCAACGACACGGGCATGCTTAAGCAGTTCGTCTGCATTGCCGTAGAGCGCCCCCAATTCCGTACCGACCTGCTCCACATCGCGCCGGTCGTCCTCGGCTCGGCGCCGGGCTTCGGCGATCTTTTCATCGCGTTCGGCAACCTTGGCGGCAGCCTTGTCGCGCTGTCCTTCGAGCTTGGCTAAGGCCGCCTCGGCTTTATTCTTGGCTACCTTTGCGGTGATTTTGGCAAACTCGGCCCGAGTTTCCGCCACTTGAGTTTCCAGCTTGGCCAGGCGCGTCGCGTGATCAGCATATTCCGCTTCCAGTCGTTCGATCTGATCGTGCTCGCGGGTGTTGATCTGCTCGCGAATGCGCTGGCTTTGCTTCGCCACCAGGCCGGGCACCTTGGTTGCATCACCATAGGCCTGTACGTGTACCAACATCCGCATCACATCTTGCGGACGCAATTCGTTTTGATTGGAAAGTTCACGGAAATGACGAGCGGCGTAGACCAGCAGTACCTTGTCGTGCCGCTCTGGTGGCCGCTGCTTCTTCAGGATAAGCAGGCATGCCGGCACGCCAGCGCCGTAGAACACGTTGAGCGGCAGGGAAATCACAGTGTCAATCAGCCGCGACTCAATCAAGGACTTGCGGATCAGGTGCTCATCGTCGGCCTTGCGGCGCTTGATGATGGGATTGCCGTCATCGTCGAACTCACCGGTTTCCTCCTCCACTTCGGGCTGCCCCCTGAAAAGCACGCCCTGTGGGCAGACGATGCCGGCGCGGCCGTCATCGGTCAGCGAGGCAAGGATGTGCAGGATGAAAGCGTAATCACCGTAAGCGGCAGGCGGGGCCTTGAAAGCAGCGCCGCGACCGAAGCGACCAAACGGGTCCTTGAATCCTTCCTTGCCGAAAATCTCCTTCTTGAGCTTGTCCTTTTTCTTCTTGTCGTCCGTCTGCTGTTCCGGCTTCAACCACCAGAACTCATCAGAGAACGGGAAATTGGCGAGCGCCAGCGAAAACTTGCGCACCTTGCCTTCGCCATCCTTGAAGGCCGGGTCTGTGATGGTGCTGACACCGGCAGCGATGGTTGCCTCCAGACCGTGCAACACGGAGTTGATCTTGCCGATGGCGGCATTGCCCCAATTCATCTCCTGGCCGAAATATTGGGCTGATGTGGCGTGGTGGCTGTTCTCGCGCAGGTAATCCGCCGCGTGCACCAACATGCCGCCGCTACCGCAGGTGGGGTCGTAAATGGTATCGCCCGGGTGCGGCTCCAAGATGCGCACCAAGGTATCCACCACCTCGGGCGGCGTAAAAAACTCGCCCGCTTTGGCACCGGCATCGTCGGCAAACTGCTTGATCAGGTACTCATAGGCCCGCCCCAAAATGTCAGGCGGAACACTGGCGTTGGAGAGGTCGTGTGACTCGAAGTGCTGGATCAACGCGTGCACCACCTCGTTGGGGATCAGCGGTTTGCCGCTGCCATCCGGTGCCGGCTGGTTCCAGTCGACGGTGAATACGCCCTTCAATTCTTCATTGGCGCTGGATACCGCGCGCATGGCCTGCGTGAGTTTCTCACCGAGGTTCACCGATTCGGCCAGTACGTCACCCCAGCGACTGCCGTCAGGAATGGAAAATCGGTGCTCGCCACGCGCCCGAAAAACTGCCTTCTGCGCATCGGTGAATTGCTTGCCCTGCTGGCGCTCGAGCACCGCGATGGCATCGTCCGCCTCGTTCTCCCATTGGTCGCAGAGCCGCTTGTAGAACATCAGTGACAGGATGTAATTCTTGTAGTCCTGCCCGGCAGTTTTACCGCGCAGAATATTGGCAGCGCCCCACAGGTGAGCCTCGAGTTGTTGTTGTGTCAGTCTCATTGTTGTTCCGGGGTAAGTTCGGACTCGCCCATCCAGTAGCAAAGCAGCGGCGCGGGAATGCGCAGAATTCGGGTGTTGGTATCGGGCAAGTCGGGAATC
Proteins encoded in this region:
- a CDS encoding N-6 DNA methylase, with translation MRLTQQQLEAHLWGAANILRGKTAGQDYKNYILSLMFYKRLCDQWENEADDAIAVLERQQGKQFTDAQKAVFRARGEHRFSIPDGSRWGDVLAESVNLGEKLTQAMRAVSSANEELKGVFTVDWNQPAPDGSGKPLIPNEVVHALIQHFESHDLSNASVPPDILGRAYEYLIKQFADDAGAKAGEFFTPPEVVDTLVRILEPHPGDTIYDPTCGSGGMLVHAADYLRENSHHATSAQYFGQEMNWGNAAIGKINSVLHGLEATIAAGVSTITDPAFKDGEGKVRKFSLALANFPFSDEFWWLKPEQQTDDKKKKDKLKKEIFGKEGFKDPFGRFGRGAAFKAPPAAYGDYAFILHILASLTDDGRAGIVCPQGVLFRGQPEVEEETGEFDDDGNPIIKRRKADDEHLIRKSLIESRLIDTVISLPLNVFYGAGVPACLLILKKQRPPERHDKVLLVYAARHFRELSNQNELRPQDVMRMLVHVQAYGDATKVPGLVAKQSQRIREQINTREHDQIERLEAEYADHATRLAKLETQVAETRAEFAKITAKVAKNKAEAALAKLEGQRDKAAAKVAERDEKIAEARRRAEDDRRDVEQVGTELGALYGNADELLKHARVVGIDEIQENDFNLNIPRYVDTFEPESRVVVTEALSSLRNAESSLRSAETELLSLLQKSGYVKVQPC